One genomic window of bacterium includes the following:
- a CDS encoding tetratricopeptide repeat protein: MTAEEQYRRGRDLLAAGQFAEALEHFRKAHNLDQANPRYRSFYGLGLALVDRRFDRALELCRSAAKEEFFNPELYHNLSRVHLAFGFKAEAIRYLRRGLMIDPSNGEMLGELQSLGMRSAPMLTFLPRRHPINRLLGRVRRVWVRPGGAPIQQTA, translated from the coding sequence GTGACCGCCGAAGAGCAGTACCGACGGGGCCGTGATCTGCTTGCTGCAGGCCAGTTTGCAGAAGCCCTCGAGCATTTCCGGAAGGCCCACAACCTGGATCAGGCGAATCCCCGCTACCGGTCGTTCTACGGCCTGGGCCTGGCCCTCGTAGACCGTCGATTCGATCGCGCCCTCGAGCTGTGCCGCTCGGCCGCGAAGGAAGAGTTCTTCAACCCGGAGCTCTATCACAACCTCTCGCGCGTCCACCTGGCGTTCGGATTCAAGGCCGAGGCGATCCGCTATCTCCGTCGAGGATTGATGATCGACCCGAGCAACGGAGAGATGCTTGGCGAGCTCCAGAGCCTCGGTATGCGGAGTGCGCCGATGCTCACCTTCCTGCCCCGGCGCCATCCCATCAACAGGCTGCTGGGTCGCGTTCGTCGCGTGTGGGTACGGCCCGGCGGGGCACCGATCCAGCAGACCGCCTGA
- a CDS encoding AURKAIP1/COX24 domain-containing protein, whose translation MGSVIKKRRKKMRKHKKKKLLKRARHKRKR comes from the coding sequence GTGGGTAGCGTCATCAAGAAACGCCGCAAGAAGATGCGCAAGCACAAGAAGAAGAAGCTTCTGAAGCGCGCGCGTCACAAGCGCAAGCGCTAG
- a CDS encoding histidine biosynthesis protein HisIE, with translation MAARKKATRKKATRKKATRKKATRKKATRKKATRKKATRKKATRKKATRKKATRKKATRKKATRRKKATRKKATRKKATRRKKATRKKATRKKATRRKKATRKKATRKKATRKKATRKKATRRKKATRRR, from the coding sequence ATGGCAGCTCGAAAGAAAGCAACTCGCAAGAAGGCGACTCGCAAGAAGGCGACTCGCAAGAAGGCCACGCGGAAGAAGGCCACTCGTAAGAAGGCGACCCGCAAGAAGGCCACTCGGAAGAAGGCGACCCGCAAGAAGGCCACTCGGAAGAAGGCGACTCGCAAGAAGGCCACTCGCAAGAAGGCCACACGGCGCAAGAAGGCGACCCGCAAGAAGGCGACTCGCAAGAAGGCCACACGGCGCAAGAAGGCGACTCGCAAGAAGGCCACACGCAAGAAGGCCACCCGGCGCAAGAAGGCGACTCGCAAGAAAGCGACTCGCAAGAAGGCGACGCGGAAGAAGGCCACGCGCAAGAAGGCGACCCGTCGCAAGAAGGCCACGCGCCGGCGATAG
- a CDS encoding DNA-directed RNA polymerase subunit omega, which yields MARITIEDCTAKVPNRFHLVQMVAIRAKQLKKGARSLVQTDENKEIVTALREVAAGHISPDYAVEDEGAEE from the coding sequence ATGGCACGGATCACGATCGAGGACTGCACAGCCAAGGTCCCGAACCGCTTTCACCTCGTGCAGATGGTCGCGATCCGCGCCAAGCAGCTCAAGAAGGGCGCTCGCAGTCTGGTCCAGACGGACGAGAACAAGGAGATCGTGACGGCTCTTCGCGAAGTCGCCGCCGGTCATATCTCCCCGGACTACGCGGTCGAGGACGAAGGCGCCGAGGAGTAG
- a CDS encoding HAMP domain-containing histidine kinase, translated as MSAVHDAPPEPDLATDQETSADRSLAAALGRAAARAAEQTAGGAALLLVGDSSSARPRLRAAAGLDSPEQAREISGALMPLIRDVMGTAARQVREGDPASLAQQAGGVLGLPVQADTGPCHGVLLLLCPREPSLAVAENVAHLASSVALRIDHEALCSRVRELEEALVGKEPETGQSGEEILKLSEALFAQDIELLQSQEKLGSVQRLKNDFIEKMSRELRTPLNSIIESVISVLAGENENLSEAGRANLRNALDEGTAFLRTLQNILDLWRLKQGEVSIAQQTVNFREVVEEAIFSVQDTLGSKPVVIDKKIVEPLPKLQTDLPKVNQILFLLLDNAAKFIEQGRIEIGAEVQDDRLRCTIQDTGIGICADDQEFIFEEFFQVDDTSSSDYRGAGLGLTLVRELLDLMGGEIDLSSEVGRGTRVGFSVPVTLA; from the coding sequence ATGTCCGCAGTGCACGACGCCCCTCCCGAACCTGACCTCGCGACCGATCAGGAGACCTCTGCCGACCGCTCGCTGGCTGCTGCCCTCGGCCGCGCCGCAGCGCGCGCAGCGGAGCAGACTGCCGGTGGCGCTGCATTGTTGCTGGTTGGAGACTCTTCCTCGGCTCGCCCCCGGCTACGCGCCGCAGCAGGGCTCGACTCTCCAGAGCAGGCCCGCGAAATCTCCGGTGCGTTGATGCCCTTGATCCGGGATGTCATGGGCACCGCAGCCCGACAGGTGCGCGAGGGCGATCCGGCGAGCCTTGCCCAGCAAGCCGGCGGCGTGCTAGGGCTTCCCGTACAGGCCGATACCGGCCCCTGCCACGGCGTCCTGCTCTTGCTTTGCCCACGGGAGCCCAGCCTCGCCGTGGCCGAGAACGTGGCCCACCTGGCCAGCTCGGTGGCACTCCGCATCGACCACGAAGCCCTTTGCAGTCGTGTGAGAGAACTCGAAGAGGCGCTCGTAGGCAAGGAACCGGAAACGGGCCAGAGCGGCGAGGAGATCCTGAAGCTATCCGAGGCCCTGTTCGCCCAGGATATCGAGTTGCTGCAGAGCCAGGAAAAGCTCGGAAGCGTCCAGAGGCTCAAGAACGACTTCATCGAGAAGATGTCGCGCGAATTGCGCACCCCGCTCAACAGCATCATCGAATCCGTCATCTCCGTGCTGGCGGGAGAGAACGAGAACCTCTCCGAAGCCGGCAGGGCCAACCTGAGGAATGCTCTCGACGAAGGCACGGCCTTCCTGCGAACGCTTCAGAACATCCTCGATCTCTGGCGACTCAAGCAGGGCGAGGTGTCGATCGCTCAGCAGACCGTCAACTTCCGCGAAGTCGTCGAGGAAGCCATCTTCAGCGTTCAAGACACCCTGGGTTCCAAGCCCGTGGTGATCGACAAGAAGATCGTCGAACCGCTGCCCAAGCTGCAGACGGATCTGCCGAAGGTGAACCAGATCTTGTTCCTGCTGCTCGACAATGCCGCCAAGTTCATCGAGCAGGGCCGCATCGAGATCGGCGCCGAAGTCCAGGACGATCGGCTCCGCTGCACGATCCAGGACACGGGCATCGGAATCTGCGCCGACGACCAGGAATTCATCTTCGAAGAATTCTTCCAGGTAGACGACACTTCGTCGTCGGACTACCGGGGTGCCGGCCTCGGCCTGACCCTCGTGCGCGAGCTTCTCGACTTGATGGGCGGCGAGATCGATCTCTCGAGCGAAGTAGGCCGCGGGACGCGCGTCGGCTTTTCCGTCCCGGTCACACTGGCCTAG
- a CDS encoding PilT/PilU family type 4a pilus ATPase: protein MERETLYRLLRLGIEKGASDIHFQVGNLPLYRFNGNLVELRYKVLEPSDTEAIAGMLLEDGLHGDAMEFNELDLAYELPDEGRFRVNISRQRRHFNIVLRVIPLQIKGFEELNLPGVLKDIAQVTRGYVLVTGATGMGKSTTLAAMLNEVNRQRKAKIITIEDPIEFVFSHEKSIITQREIGTDTESFPSALRAALRQDPDVIMVGEMRDLETVDTSLKAAETGHLVFSTIHTSDVASTINRLVSFFPTEEHLNVRARLADNLKAIVSLRLLVNKKEDGRVPAVEVLRMTRSMQECIRDPAKTPELTDYIARGRSEKMQTFDQHLLDLLKANKINIETALAAASNPTDFQTTLSLEGHDHEVGTEDEKPSDDLEIESDDRF from the coding sequence ATGGAACGGGAGACGCTGTACCGGCTGCTCCGACTCGGTATCGAGAAGGGAGCCTCGGACATCCACTTCCAGGTGGGGAACCTGCCGTTGTATCGCTTCAACGGAAACCTGGTGGAGCTCCGATACAAGGTCCTCGAACCCAGCGATACCGAAGCGATCGCCGGCATGCTGCTGGAGGACGGCCTGCATGGCGATGCCATGGAGTTCAACGAGCTGGATCTCGCCTACGAGCTGCCGGATGAAGGCCGCTTCCGGGTCAACATCTCCCGGCAGCGCCGCCATTTCAACATCGTCCTGCGGGTCATCCCGCTGCAGATCAAGGGTTTCGAGGAGCTGAACCTCCCCGGCGTGTTGAAGGACATCGCCCAGGTCACCCGCGGCTATGTGCTCGTCACCGGCGCGACCGGCATGGGCAAATCGACGACGCTTGCCGCGATGTTGAATGAGGTCAACCGACAGCGGAAGGCAAAGATCATCACGATCGAGGATCCGATCGAATTCGTCTTCAGCCACGAGAAATCGATCATCACGCAGCGGGAAATCGGCACGGATACCGAGTCGTTCCCGTCGGCCTTGCGCGCCGCCCTGCGCCAGGACCCGGATGTGATCATGGTGGGCGAGATGCGCGACCTGGAAACGGTAGACACCTCCCTGAAGGCAGCGGAGACGGGTCACCTGGTCTTCTCGACCATCCACACTTCCGATGTCGCCTCCACCATCAACCGGCTCGTCTCCTTCTTCCCGACCGAGGAGCACCTGAACGTAAGGGCGCGCCTGGCGGACAACTTGAAGGCGATCGTTTCATTGCGTCTGCTGGTGAACAAGAAGGAAGACGGTCGCGTCCCGGCGGTCGAAGTCTTGCGCATGACGCGATCCATGCAGGAATGCATCCGGGATCCCGCCAAGACGCCCGAACTCACGGACTACATCGCCCGCGGTCGCTCGGAGAAGATGCAGACCTTCGACCAGCACCTGCTGGACTTGCTGAAGGCGAACAAGATCAACATCGAGACCGCGCTGGCAGCGGCTTCGAATCCGACCGACTTCCAGACGACTCTCTCACTGGAAGGCCATGATCACGAAGTCGGCACGGAAGACGAGAAGCCGTCCGACGATCTCGAGATCGAATCGGACGACAGGTTCTAG
- a CDS encoding AmpG family muropeptide MFS transporter: protein MGRRRMLAIVAGVYVIEGFPMGIFSDLLPVYWAQAGVPLETIGALSGLGLAWAAKPLWSPLVQRFGEGRAWISGSMAVVAAALFFGGSEQPSAMSLWIGTGLLCAASATQDIAIDAYTIGLVRRGDEGMANAVRITTYRVGVILAGTLPLLLAGPFGWRTAHLAGGAIALALALATWLAPRVDGPAGGHPPLRHAFRTWQSRGAVAGVLGFVLLYRVGDMAMAPMLKPFWVARGLSNEEIALVSTTLGTAATVAGAAVGGWIVSRIGISRSLLWLGVFALGSNLGYAAAARAGMPAEAIYAASLIESFCGGLAASGFLAFLMRICEREYAAVQYAVLTGAYATAGRLLGMGSGWATEQVGFAAFFAATAALALPAFVLLPHAARWVAAIPEEPET, encoded by the coding sequence GTGGGGCGCAGGCGCATGCTCGCCATCGTGGCGGGCGTCTATGTGATCGAAGGGTTCCCGATGGGAATCTTCAGCGACCTGCTGCCTGTGTACTGGGCACAGGCCGGCGTCCCCCTCGAGACGATCGGAGCGCTTTCGGGCCTCGGGCTGGCGTGGGCAGCGAAGCCGCTCTGGTCCCCCCTCGTTCAACGTTTCGGTGAGGGACGGGCGTGGATCAGCGGATCGATGGCCGTGGTCGCGGCCGCCCTCTTTTTCGGTGGCAGCGAGCAACCGAGTGCCATGAGCCTGTGGATCGGGACGGGCCTGTTGTGCGCGGCCTCTGCCACTCAGGACATCGCCATCGATGCGTACACGATCGGGCTGGTGCGCCGGGGCGATGAAGGCATGGCGAATGCGGTGCGCATCACGACCTACCGTGTCGGCGTGATCCTGGCGGGAACGCTGCCGCTGCTCCTGGCGGGTCCGTTCGGCTGGCGGACCGCACACCTCGCGGGCGGGGCGATCGCCCTGGCCCTGGCGCTCGCCACCTGGCTCGCGCCGCGCGTCGACGGCCCGGCCGGCGGGCACCCTCCCCTACGCCACGCCTTCCGCACCTGGCAGAGCCGCGGTGCGGTGGCAGGCGTGCTCGGCTTCGTCCTCCTCTATCGCGTGGGGGACATGGCGATGGCCCCGATGTTGAAGCCCTTCTGGGTGGCGCGGGGCCTGTCGAACGAAGAGATCGCGTTGGTCTCGACGACCCTGGGTACGGCAGCCACCGTCGCTGGAGCAGCGGTCGGTGGGTGGATCGTAAGCCGCATCGGCATCTCCCGGTCGCTTCTCTGGCTCGGTGTCTTCGCCCTGGGCTCGAACCTCGGTTACGCGGCTGCGGCCAGAGCGGGTATGCCCGCGGAGGCGATCTACGCGGCGTCCCTGATCGAATCCTTCTGCGGCGGCCTGGCCGCCTCGGGCTTTCTCGCCTTCCTGATGCGCATCTGCGAACGCGAGTACGCAGCCGTCCAGTACGCAGTCCTCACCGGCGCCTACGCAACAGCCGGACGTCTGCTCGGCATGGGCTCGGGCTGGGCCACGGAGCAGGTGGGCTTTGCCGCGTTCTTTGCAGCAACGGCAGCTCTCGCCCTACCCGCCTTCGTCCTACTCCCTCACGCCGCGCGATGGGTCGCCGCCATCCCCGAAGAGCCCGAGACCTGA
- a CDS encoding queuosine precursor transporter: MSDGLPYDYIDSALHERRERVYLILAGLFLGSMTMLNILGVSRFLDLSFQVGPWTIPLPLAVGVLPYPITFLCTDFISELYGRKRASHVVWVGLGLNLWVVMFLWLGGVLPPETSFEASGLPAIDAPDYAFYRIRQLTMGAVLASMVAYLAAQLVDVYLFHFWKRLTKGRHLWLRNNGSTLVSQLVDTVCVITITHYWAQGLPINESEAIWPQLRVFIVSGYVFKLVVALLDTIPFYLGVAWLSRYLRIDPHAEHRRWETSGSDGDSTGAAGDSARDR; the protein is encoded by the coding sequence ATGAGCGACGGCCTTCCCTACGACTACATCGACTCCGCGCTTCACGAGCGGCGGGAGCGCGTGTACCTGATCCTCGCCGGCCTGTTCCTCGGCTCGATGACGATGTTGAACATCCTGGGAGTCTCGCGCTTCCTGGATCTCTCCTTCCAGGTCGGCCCCTGGACGATCCCCCTGCCGCTCGCGGTCGGAGTACTGCCCTACCCGATCACGTTCTTGTGCACGGATTTCATCTCGGAGCTCTACGGGCGAAAGCGCGCGAGCCACGTGGTGTGGGTGGGGCTGGGCCTGAACCTGTGGGTCGTGATGTTCCTCTGGCTCGGCGGAGTGCTACCGCCGGAGACCTCCTTCGAAGCGTCGGGCCTGCCTGCGATCGACGCTCCAGACTACGCCTTCTACCGCATCCGCCAGCTCACGATGGGCGCGGTGCTCGCCTCGATGGTCGCCTACCTCGCGGCCCAACTGGTCGATGTCTACCTCTTCCACTTCTGGAAGCGCCTGACGAAGGGACGCCACCTCTGGCTGCGCAACAACGGCTCGACCCTCGTAAGCCAGCTGGTCGACACGGTCTGCGTCATCACCATCACCCACTATTGGGCGCAAGGGCTGCCGATCAACGAATCCGAGGCGATCTGGCCGCAACTCAGGGTCTTCATCGTTTCGGGCTACGTGTTCAAGCTGGTGGTCGCATTGCTGGACACGATCCCCTTCTACCTCGGGGTCGCTTGGCTATCGCGCTACCTGCGAATCGATCCCCACGCCGAGCATCGGCGCTGGGAGACGAGCGGGAGTGACGGGGACTCGACAGGAGCCGCCGGGGACTCGGCAAGAGACCGCTAG
- a CDS encoding YkgJ family cysteine cluster protein — MSIAEGELLPIVKESEHPCFDCTKCCTYVAVEIDEPTTNKEYDYVVWYLVHHGVSVFVDWDNSWFIRFDSRCQHLSVEGLCAIYETRPMICKEFDWRECEQNVDDEQPDKWIWTQADPFVEWLERKRPKAYKKFVAYLAKKRRKGEEKELQRVKPKITDLPGPPETPTELAPPLS; from the coding sequence GTGAGCATCGCCGAGGGAGAACTGCTGCCCATCGTGAAGGAATCGGAGCATCCGTGCTTCGATTGCACGAAGTGCTGCACCTACGTGGCCGTCGAGATCGACGAGCCGACGACGAACAAGGAATACGACTACGTCGTCTGGTACCTCGTGCACCACGGCGTTTCCGTCTTCGTCGATTGGGACAACAGCTGGTTCATCCGCTTCGATTCGCGTTGCCAGCACCTCTCTGTCGAGGGTCTGTGCGCGATCTATGAGACCCGCCCGATGATCTGCAAGGAATTCGATTGGCGCGAGTGCGAGCAGAACGTAGATGATGAGCAGCCGGACAAGTGGATCTGGACCCAGGCGGATCCCTTCGTCGAGTGGCTCGAGAGGAAGCGGCCGAAGGCCTACAAGAAGTTCGTGGCCTACCTGGCCAAGAAGCGCCGCAAGGGCGAAGAGAAAGAGCTTCAGCGGGTGAAGCCGAAGATCACCGATCTACCGGGTCCGCCCGAAACGCCGACTGAGCTCGCGCCCCCGCTCAGCTGA